One Flavobacterium sp. 90 DNA segment encodes these proteins:
- a CDS encoding type IX secretion system membrane protein PorP/SprF codes for MKKLILSLVLMAVTTSYSQELNLPVFTQYLADNPFVLSPAYAGIGDNLRIRANGLTQWVGIKDAPENQSLYVDFRVLDRSGVGISLYNDKNGYTRQTGAKVSFAHHIILDYYSKQYLSFGLSYNFNTFKIDTDEFNTDPYEHPVIDPSVTDNRYNANNNFDISALYRNKDFFVSFNANNVLKKNTNKYRGVEPNLLSNYQVYSGFTFRDKENSRIEYEPSVYFQYFASDKRSSTDLNFKYRRYNRYEDYYWIGVSYRFLNDQFPKPLSVGPMAGFMKSKFYFGYSYQVMFNDLGAYNTGTHVITIGFDFLQSISNCPCTQGPVHD; via the coding sequence ATGAAAAAATTAATTTTATCCTTAGTACTCATGGCTGTAACAACAAGTTACAGCCAAGAGTTAAACCTACCAGTGTTTACTCAGTATTTAGCTGATAACCCTTTTGTGCTTTCTCCCGCCTACGCAGGTATTGGTGATAATCTTAGAATTAGAGCCAATGGATTAACCCAATGGGTTGGAATTAAGGATGCGCCTGAGAATCAATCGCTATATGTCGATTTTAGAGTTCTGGATCGTTCAGGAGTTGGTATCTCGCTGTATAATGATAAAAACGGATATACCAGACAAACCGGTGCTAAAGTCTCTTTTGCTCATCATATTATTCTGGATTACTATTCAAAGCAATATTTGTCTTTTGGACTTTCGTATAACTTTAATACTTTCAAAATTGATACAGATGAGTTCAATACAGATCCGTACGAACATCCTGTAATCGATCCATCAGTTACAGATAATCGTTATAATGCAAACAATAACTTTGACATTAGTGCTTTGTATCGTAATAAAGACTTCTTTGTAAGTTTTAATGCAAACAACGTTCTAAAGAAAAACACCAATAAGTACAGAGGAGTTGAGCCTAATTTGCTTTCCAACTATCAGGTTTATTCAGGTTTTACTTTTAGAGATAAAGAAAACAGTCGTATTGAATATGAACCATCAGTGTATTTTCAATACTTTGCAAGTGATAAACGATCTTCAACCGATTTAAACTTTAAGTACAGACGTTACAATCGTTATGAAGACTATTATTGGATAGGAGTTTCATATCGTTTCCTTAACGATCAATTCCCAAAACCATTATCAGTTGGACCAATGGCAGGATTCATGAAATCTAAATTCTATTTTGGATATTCATACCAGGTAATGTTCAATGATCTTGGAGCTTACAATACCGGTACACACGTAATAACTATCGGATTTGATTTCCTACAATCGATCAGTAATTGTCCTTGTACACAAGGTCCGGTTCATGATTAA
- a CDS encoding phosphoglycerate kinase, producing MKTLNDFDFKNKKAIIRVDFNVPLDENFNVTDATRIEAAKPTIDAILAQGGSVILMSHLGRPKGAEEKYSLKHILKTASEILGVQVKFAENCIGEVAQTAAKNLQPGEVLLLENLRFHAEEEAGDVAFAKELASLGDIYVNDAFGTAHRAHASTTIIAQFFPNDKTFGTLLAKEIESLNKVLKNSEKPVTAVLGGSKVSSKITVIENILDKVDHMIIGGGMTFTFVKALGGKIGESICEDDKQELALEILRLAKEKGVQIHIPVDVIAADDFSNTANTQVVDVREIPDGWQGLDAGPKSLENFKKVILESKTILWNGPLGVFEMETFSKGTIALGDYIAEATQNGAFSLVGGGDSVAAVKQFGFEDKMSYVSTGGGAMLEMLEGRILPGIAAILD from the coding sequence ATGAAAACTTTAAACGATTTCGATTTTAAAAATAAGAAAGCAATTATCCGTGTTGATTTTAATGTGCCACTGGATGAGAATTTTAATGTAACAGATGCAACGCGTATCGAAGCTGCAAAGCCAACAATTGATGCAATTTTAGCTCAAGGCGGAAGTGTAATTTTAATGTCGCATTTAGGAAGACCAAAAGGTGCTGAAGAAAAATATTCATTAAAGCATATTTTAAAAACAGCTTCTGAAATTTTAGGAGTTCAGGTTAAGTTTGCTGAAAACTGTATTGGAGAAGTAGCTCAAACCGCTGCTAAAAATTTACAACCGGGAGAAGTTTTATTATTAGAAAATTTACGTTTTCATGCAGAAGAGGAAGCTGGAGATGTTGCTTTTGCAAAAGAATTAGCGTCACTTGGAGATATCTACGTAAACGATGCTTTTGGAACAGCACACAGAGCACACGCTTCGACTACAATTATTGCGCAATTTTTTCCAAACGATAAAACATTCGGAACATTATTGGCAAAAGAAATCGAAAGTTTAAATAAAGTTCTTAAAAACAGTGAAAAACCAGTAACAGCAGTTTTAGGAGGATCAAAAGTTTCTTCAAAAATTACAGTTATCGAGAACATACTTGACAAAGTAGATCATATGATCATTGGTGGCGGAATGACTTTTACATTTGTTAAAGCGCTTGGTGGTAAAATTGGAGAGTCTATCTGTGAAGATGACAAACAAGAATTAGCACTTGAAATTTTAAGACTTGCTAAAGAAAAAGGAGTACAAATTCACATTCCGGTTGACGTAATTGCTGCAGATGATTTCTCAAATACGGCAAATACACAAGTAGTTGACGTAAGAGAAATTCCTGACGGATGGCAAGGTCTTGACGCAGGTCCAAAATCTTTAGAGAACTTCAAGAAAGTAATTTTAGAATCAAAAACTATTTTATGGAATGGTCCATTAGGAGTTTTTGAAATGGAAACTTTCTCAAAAGGAACAATTGCATTAGGTGATTATATCGCAGAAGCTACTCAAAATGGAGCATTTTCACTAGTTGGTGGAGGAGATTCAGTTGCAGCAGTAAAACAATTTGGTTTCGAAGACAAAATGAGCTACGTTTCCACTGGTGGCGGGGCGATGCTAGAAATGTTAGAAGGAAGAATTTTACCTGGAATCGCTGCGATTTTAGACTAA